The genomic DNA GCCGGTGGTTGTTGGTTGCCACGGCGAGGGGATGCTGCCATTGGCCCGTTTTACCAGGGTAAAGAATAAAGCGCTGACCGAGATCATCACGGATAAAGCCGCGATCGCTGAATTACTCGATCGCACTGTTGACCGCGGCAAGGAGATAGTTTCACTGCTGGGCTCGGGAAGCGCGTATTACGCGCCGTCTGCCGCGATATGCCAGTTGGTCAAGGCAGTGGCAAAAGATGAAAAATTGACCTTAGGCGTATCCGCATATCTGAACGGGGAATACGGGCTTAAGGATATAACCGTGGGCGTGCCTTGCCTTATCGGCCGCTTTGGCGTGGAAAAAGTCGTTGAGCTGGACCTTAACCCGGAAGAAAGATCCGCGTTCGTCAAATCCGCTGAATCTATTCGCCAGTTGACCAAGACCCTGGCTTTTTGAACAAAGCATAATCCAAATCCTGGAACGTTCCTATGTATGACCTTACAGTGATCGGCGCGGGATGGGCGGGATATAACGCCGCTATCGAGGCTCAAAAGCTGGGGGCTAAGGTCTGCCTTATCGAAATGGCCCTTATCGGCGGGACCTGCCTTAACCGGGGATGCATACCGACCAAGGCTCTTCTGCAGTCGGCAAAGGTCCTGGATACCTGTAAAAAAGCGGCTAATTTCGGCGTAGATTCCCCGTCGCCTTCGGCTGATCTGGCCAGGATCCAGGCCAGGAAAAATAAAATAGTCGAGCAGCTGCGCCAAGGGATGCTTTCCCGGATCAACGGCATAGATTTCATCAATAAATCCTGCGTGATAATCGATGCGCAGACCATCCAGGCGCAGGACCAGGCCATAAAAACCACGGCGATGATCATAGCCACCGGTTCTTTCCCGGTCGAGCTGAAATCCTTCAAGTTCGACGGCAGCAAATTCCTTTCCAGCGACAATATCCTTAATCTTGAAGTCATCCCTAAATCGCTGTTGATCGTCGGCGGCGGGGTGATCGGCTGCGAATTCGCCAGTTTATTCTCCGGCCTGGGCACGCAGGTCCACATCGTTGAAATGATGGAACAGCTTCTGCCGGGCGAGGATAAAGAAATCAGCCGCAAGTTGGAGCTTTGTTTCAAAAAAAGATCGGTCAAGGTAAATACAGCGACAGACGCATCTGCGCTGGATATCGGCGCGTATGAAAAGGTGTTGGTCGCGGTCGGTCGCAGGCCTAATCTCGCCGGGTTGGATAAGCTCGGCCTGGAAGTTGAAAAAGGCGGCATCGCGGTAAATGAATTCCTGCAGACCAGCGTGCCCGGTGTTTACGCGGCCGGAGACTGCACCGCAAAGATAATGCTGGCGCATTACGCGGCATACCAGGGAAAGACCGCGGCCTGGAATATCTGTAATCCGGATAAACTGCTGAAAGCGGATAATAAAGTCATCCCGGGGTGCATATTTACTAACCCGGAGATCGCCAGCTGCGGAATGAACGAAGAAGCCGCCAGGAAAAACAACATCGCGGTAACAGTGCATAAATTCGATTTCCTGGGTTCGGGAATGGCCAGGATACTTGATGAGACCGACGGTTTTATCAAGATCGTCGCCGAGGAAAAAAACGGACGGATAATCGGCGGCTCGATCATCG from Candidatus Omnitrophota bacterium includes the following:
- the lpdA gene encoding dihydrolipoyl dehydrogenase, whose amino-acid sequence is MYDLTVIGAGWAGYNAAIEAQKLGAKVCLIEMALIGGTCLNRGCIPTKALLQSAKVLDTCKKAANFGVDSPSPSADLARIQARKNKIVEQLRQGMLSRINGIDFINKSCVIIDAQTIQAQDQAIKTTAMIIATGSFPVELKSFKFDGSKFLSSDNILNLEVIPKSLLIVGGGVIGCEFASLFSGLGTQVHIVEMMEQLLPGEDKEISRKLELCFKKRSVKVNTATDASALDIGAYEKVLVAVGRRPNLAGLDKLGLEVEKGGIAVNEFLQTSVPGVYAAGDCTAKIMLAHYAAYQGKTAAWNICNPDKLLKADNKVIPGCIFTNPEIASCGMNEEAARKNNIAVTVHKFDFLGSGMARILDETDGFIKIVAEEKNGRIIGGSIIGPRATELISVICTAASSGLSVSQLKRTIMAHPSLSEAINEALDK